The Streptococcus sp. VT 162 genome has a window encoding:
- a CDS encoding endopeptidase: MTRYQDDFYDAINGEWEKTAVIPADKSRTGGFIDLDEEIEELMLATTDKWLEGEDVPEDAILANFVKYHRMVRDFDKREADGIKPVLPLLKEYQDLESFADFTSKLAAFELAGKPNFLPFGVSPDFMDARTNVLWASAPGTILPDTTYYAEDHPQREELLNLWKESTSNLLKAYNFSDEEIEDLLEKRLELDRRIAAVVLSNEESSEYAKLYHPYAYEDFKKFAPALPLDDFFQAVIGQTPDKVIVDEERFWQAADQFYSEEAWPLFKATLILGVVNLSTSYLTDEIRVLSGAYGRALSGVPEAQDKVKAAYHLAQGPFKQALGLWYAHEKFSPEAKADVEKKVATMIDVYKERLAKNDWLTPETRDKAIVKLNVIKPYIGYPEELPERYKDKVVDETVSLFENALAFARVEIKHSWSKWNQPVDYKEWGMPAHMVNAYYNPQKNLIVFPAAILQAPFYDLHQSSSANYGGIGAVIAHEISHAFDTNGASFDENGSLKDWWTESDYAAFKEKTQKVIDQFDGQESYGARINGKLTVSENVADLGGIAAALEAAKREPDFSVEEFFHNFARIWRMKGRPELMKLMASVDVHAPAKLRVNVQVPNFDDFFTTYDVKEGDGMWRSPEDRVIIW, from the coding sequence ATGACACGTTATCAAGACGATTTTTATGATGCAATCAATGGCGAATGGGAAAAGACAGCTGTCATTCCAGCTGATAAATCTCGAACAGGTGGCTTTATTGACCTTGATGAGGAGATTGAAGAGTTAATGCTGGCAACTACGGACAAGTGGTTGGAAGGGGAAGATGTTCCAGAGGACGCTATCCTCGCAAACTTTGTTAAGTACCATCGTATGGTACGTGATTTTGATAAGAGAGAAGCTGATGGGATCAAACCTGTTCTTCCTCTGCTCAAGGAATACCAAGATTTGGAGAGTTTTGCGGATTTTACCAGCAAATTAGCAGCATTTGAATTAGCTGGCAAACCAAATTTCCTTCCATTTGGCGTATCACCAGACTTTATGGATGCTAGAACCAATGTTCTCTGGGCTAGTGCTCCAGGAACTATCTTGCCTGATACAACCTACTATGCCGAAGACCATCCTCAGCGTGAGGAATTATTGAATCTTTGGAAAGAAAGTACTTCTAATCTCCTCAAAGCCTATAACTTCTCAGATGAAGAAATCGAAGATCTTTTAGAGAAACGATTGGAATTGGACCGTCGTATCGCAGCAGTGGTTCTTTCAAACGAAGAAAGTTCAGAATATGCCAAACTCTATCATCCATACGCTTATGAAGATTTCAAAAAGTTTGCCCCTGCACTACCTCTAGATGACTTCTTCCAAGCAGTAATTGGACAAACTCCAGATAAGGTTATCGTAGACGAGGAACGTTTTTGGCAAGCAGCAGATCAGTTTTATAGTGAAGAAGCGTGGCCTCTATTTAAAGCAACCTTGATTTTGGGTGTGGTCAATCTCTCAACAAGCTATCTCACAGACGAGATTCGTGTCTTGTCAGGTGCTTATGGTCGTGCCCTTTCAGGTGTTCCAGAAGCTCAGGATAAGGTCAAGGCAGCCTATCACTTGGCCCAAGGTCCCTTTAAGCAAGCCCTTGGTCTCTGGTATGCGCATGAAAAATTCTCTCCAGAAGCTAAGGCAGACGTAGAGAAAAAAGTGGCGACTATGATTGACGTTTATAAGGAACGTTTGGCTAAGAACGACTGGCTCACGCCTGAAACACGAGATAAGGCCATTGTCAAACTCAATGTCATCAAGCCTTATATCGGTTATCCAGAGGAATTGCCAGAACGCTATAAGGACAAGGTAGTGGACGAAACTGTCAGTCTCTTTGAGAATGCCCTAGCCTTTGCGCGTGTGGAAATCAAGCACAGCTGGAGCAAGTGGAATCAGCCTGTTGATTACAAGGAATGGGGCATGCCAGCTCATATGGTCAATGCCTACTACAATCCTCAGAAGAACTTGATTGTCTTCCCAGCTGCCATTTTACAGGCTCCATTCTATGATTTGCATCAGTCGTCTTCTGCCAACTACGGTGGTATTGGTGCTGTTATTGCCCATGAAATCTCTCATGCCTTTGACACAAATGGTGCGTCCTTTGATGAAAATGGTAGCCTCAAGGATTGGTGGACAGAGAGTGACTATGCTGCCTTTAAAGAAAAAACACAAAAAGTTATCGACCAGTTTGATGGCCAAGAATCTTACGGAGCAAGAATCAACGGAAAACTAACTGTATCAGAAAACGTTGCTGACTTGGGCGGAATTGCTGCAGCCCTTGAAGCTGCTAAGAGAGAACCAGACTTCTCAGTTGAAGAATTTTTCCACAACTTTGCTCGTATCTGGCGCATGAAAGGCCGTCCTGAGTTGATGAAACTCATGGCCAGTGTCGATGTGCACGCGCCTGCCAAACTCCGTGTCAACGTTCAAGTACCAAACTTCGATGACTTCTTTACAACCTATGATGTCAAAGAAGGCGACGGCATGTGGCGTTCACCAGAAGACCGTGTGATTATTTGGTAA
- a CDS encoding manganese ABC transporter ATP-binding protein — protein sequence MIRIENLSVSYKETLALKDISLVLQGPTITGIIGPNGAGKSTLLKSMLGIIPHEGQAFLDDKEVKKSLHRVAYVEQKIHIDYNFPIKVKECVSLGLYPSIPLFHTLKASHWKKVADALEIVGLSDYADRQISQLSGGQFQRVLIARCLVQEADYIFLDEPFVGIDSISEEIIMNTLRDLKKAGKTVLIVHHDLSKVPHYFDQVMLLNRELVAIGSTEETFTEVNLKKAYGSKLFFNGGDL from the coding sequence ATGATACGTATCGAAAACCTCAGTGTCTCCTACAAAGAAACGTTGGCACTAAAGGATATTTCACTAGTGCTCCAAGGACCAACTATTACCGGAATTATTGGTCCAAACGGTGCTGGAAAATCAACTTTATTAAAAAGTATGTTGGGAATTATCCCACACGAAGGCCAGGCCTTTCTCGATGACAAAGAAGTCAAGAAATCTTTACATCGAGTTGCCTATGTCGAGCAAAAAATCCATATCGACTACAATTTCCCTATCAAGGTCAAGGAATGTGTCTCACTGGGACTCTATCCATCTATCCCGCTCTTCCACACTTTAAAGGCCAGCCACTGGAAAAAAGTGGCGGATGCACTTGAAATCGTTGGACTCTCAGACTATGCTGATCGCCAAATCAGTCAGCTCTCTGGAGGACAATTTCAACGTGTGTTGATTGCCCGCTGCTTAGTGCAGGAAGCTGACTACATCTTTTTAGATGAGCCTTTTGTCGGGATTGACTCGATCAGTGAAGAGATTATCATGAATACACTGAGAGACCTTAAAAAAGCTGGTAAAACAGTTCTCATCGTCCATCATGACCTCAGCAAAGTCCCTCATTATTTCGACCAAGTTATGCTTCTCAATCGAGAATTGGTTGCTATTGGTTCAACTGAAGAAACCTTTACCGAAGTCAATCTCAAAAAAGCTTATGGTAGTAAGCTCTTCTTTAATGGAGGTGACCTATGA
- a CDS encoding manganese ABC transporter substrate-binding protein — translation MIVEFIDGLQHFHFLQNALITAIVIGVVAGAVGCFIILRGMSLMGDAISHAVLPGVALSFILGIDFFIGAIIFGLMASIIITYIKGNSIIKSDTAIGITFSSFLALGVILISVAKSSTDLFHILFGNILAVQDTDMWITIGVGALILLIIGIFFKQLLITSFDELLAKAMGMPVNFYHYLLMVLLTLVSVTAMQSVGTILIVAMLITPAATAYLYANSLKSMIFLSSTLGATASVLGLFIGYSFNLAAGSSIVLTSASFFLISFFISPKQRYLKLKNKKINK, via the coding sequence ATGATAGTAGAATTTATCGATGGATTGCAACATTTCCATTTCCTACAAAATGCCTTGATCACAGCTATAGTCATCGGGGTGGTTGCTGGAGCCGTGGGATGTTTTATCATCTTACGTGGAATGTCTCTCATGGGGGATGCCATCTCTCACGCAGTTTTGCCCGGCGTAGCCCTTTCCTTTATCCTGGGAATTGATTTCTTTATTGGAGCGATCATCTTTGGCTTGATGGCTTCCATCATCATTACCTACATCAAGGGGAACTCTATCATCAAGAGTGACACTGCCATTGGTATTACCTTTTCATCTTTCTTAGCCTTAGGTGTCATCTTGATTAGTGTTGCCAAGAGTTCGACAGACCTCTTCCATATCCTTTTTGGGAATATCCTCGCTGTCCAAGATACGGACATGTGGATCACCATTGGTGTGGGGGCATTGATTCTCTTGATTATCGGGATTTTCTTTAAACAACTATTGATTACATCCTTTGACGAGCTTTTGGCTAAAGCCATGGGAATGCCTGTTAATTTCTATCACTACCTCCTCATGGTACTCTTGACCCTTGTGTCAGTCACTGCCATGCAAAGTGTTGGAACGATTCTTATCGTGGCCATGTTGATCACCCCAGCTGCGACGGCTTACCTTTATGCGAATAGCCTAAAGAGCATGATTTTTCTTTCATCAACCCTAGGGGCAACCGCTTCTGTTTTGGGACTCTTTATCGGCTATAGCTTCAACCTCGCAGCAGGATCCAGCATCGTGCTCACATCTGCCAGCTTCTTCTTAATCAGTTTCTTTATCTCTCCAAAGCAACGATACTTGAAACTAAAAAATAAAAAAATCAATAAATAA